In Carya illinoinensis cultivar Pawnee chromosome 9, C.illinoinensisPawnee_v1, whole genome shotgun sequence, the following are encoded in one genomic region:
- the LOC122277028 gene encoding uncharacterized protein LOC122277028, whose translation MEEELRALYEKLSLTAEESAGVVVETERLEDVRVRGEKSLMVRLLTERYFNREAFKQTMRRVWRPTKNIKFRDLTQGLMLVEFDEPRDKVRVLHDGPWTFNKQLVLTKEFEGHLQAHEVSMTTADFWVRIHDLPMIACNEYVGKLIGDTLGKVIEVDVDYDDLAWGEYMRVRLALDITKPLLRRKRISLGDHREYWVRFTYERLPDFCYQCGRLGHSHKECDSWKIRSTDPKEESLPYGQWLRAAQSTGGGFNNPKYGQKDSNAGKHPAPSTEAPSMGQTQASQDARPEDSSIREQGNEIIEPAQLFNVPIFEQQLGDNQRNGGISNDDGLSNQAQPEEDGAANGSDEAASNDQEISPRAGASNPHPHGFPLDLVMATLEPTPNGLSRPKRRKRGRNRTGTAGSAPEETSTIKAGRKRSAPTCDDDDTRKAKRTSTSLPEGLLEAGEYNGSVVAAGQPRRVQ comes from the coding sequence ATGGAGGAAGAACTACGAGCACTCTATGAGAAACTTTCCCTTACTGCAGAGGAATCGGCAGGAGTAGTGGTGGAAACAGAACGGCTTGAAGATGTTAGAGTTCGGGGTGAGAAATCCCTGATGGTCAGGCTGCTTACGGAGCGATACTTCAATCGGGAGGCCTTCAAGCAGACAATGCGCCGGGTGTGGAGACCGACGAAGAACATTAAGTTCCGTGACCTAACTCAGGGATTGATGCTGGTGGAGTTCGATGAACCTAGAGACAAGGTACGAGTTCTACACGATGGTCCATGGACTTTCAACAAACAGTTGGTGCTTACTAAGGAATTCGAGGGCCATCTACAGGCGCATGAAGTTTCTATGACAACGGCAGATTTTTGGGTAAGAATCCATGATTTACCAATGATCGCATGCAATGAATACGTGGGCAAACTAATTGGGGATACGCTAGGCAAGGTTATTGAGGTGGATGTAGATTATGACGACCTTGCATGGGGGGAGTACATGCGGGTTCGGTTAGCGCTTGATATCACGAAGCCTCTGCTACGGAGGAAGAGGATAAGCCTGGGTGACCACCGAGAGTACTGGGTTAGATTCACCTACGAGAGGCTGCCGGATTTTTGTTACCAATGTGGGAGGCTGGGACACTCCCACAAGGAGTGTGATAGCTGGAAAATCCGAAGCACAGATCCCAAAGAGGAGAGCCTTCCCTATGGACAATGGCTGAGGGCGGCTCAGTCAACTGGCGGGGGATTCAACAACCCAAAGTACGGGCAGAAAGATAGTAACGCGGGGAAGCACCCTGCCCCGAGCACGGAGGCTCCATCTATGGGACAGACTCAGGCCTCGCAGGACGCACGACCGGAGGACTCGAGTATCCGAGAACAGGGGAACGAAATAATAGAGCCAGCACAGCTTTTTAACGTCCCCATCTTCGAACAACAATTGGGAGATAACCAGAGGAATGGGGGGATATCGAATGATGATGGCCTGAGTAACCAAGCACAACCCGAGGAAGACGGTGCTGCCAATGGCTCGGATGAGGCCGCATCCAACGATCAGGAAATCTCCCCAAGGGCCGGGGCCTCGAACCCACACCCTCACGGGTTTCCACTGGACCTCGTGATGGCCACACTAGAGCCCACTCCCAATGGGCTCTCTCGGCCCAAACGAAGAAAGCGAGGTAGGAACCGGACGGGGACCGCTGGGTCTGCACCAGAAGAGACATCCACCATCAAAGCTGGTCGAAAACGGTCAGCTCCAAcctgtgatgatgatgatacgCGTAAGGCAAAGAGGACCTCTACGAGCTTACCTGAGGGTTTGCTGGAGGCTGGAGAGTACAACGGATCGGTGGTGGCTGCGGGGCAGCCCCGCCGGGTCCAATGA